A genomic segment from Garra rufa chromosome 5, GarRuf1.0, whole genome shotgun sequence encodes:
- the LOC141335899 gene encoding protein FAM163B, producing the protein MTAGTVVITGGILAAVILLTIVTVLCYCRLQYYCCKRDELEEGEEEADFTKASPNPPHPPSPPESPLSLQHFPEYASSNQLLMTAEPFEPNGPVSYPQYVPRNPYRPPRSYTFCPSCSGYLPLYMSPQEGLRNGGGRISYRTLQQEELDLPMETPNFHKLNLIRSVTMQEVLTHHSISTDV; encoded by the exons ATGACAGCCGGCACAGTGGTCATCACAGGTGGAATTCTGGCTGCCGTCATCTTGCTAACTATTGTCACAGTTCTGTGTTACTGTAGGCTGCAG TATTACTGCTGTAAAAGAGACGAGTTGGAGGAGGGGGAGGAGGAGGCTGACTTTACCAAGGCATCGCCAAATCCACCCCACCCACCGAGTCCACCTGAGAGTCCGCTGAGTCTTCAACATTTCCCTGAATACGCATCCTCCAATCAGCTGCTAATGACTGCAGAGCCCTTTGAGCCCAACGGACCAGTCAGCTATCCTCAATACGTCCCACGCAACCCCTACAGGCCGCCCCGCTCCTACACTTTCTGCCCGTCCTGCTCGGGGTATCTGCCGCTCTACATGAGCCCACAGGAGGGGCTGCGTAACGGAGGTGGCAGGATCAGCTACAGGACTCTGCAGCAAGAGGAATTAGACCTGCCCATGGAGACGCCCAACTTCCACAAACTCAACCTCATCCGCTCCGTCACCATGCAGGAAGTGCTGACTCATCACAGCATCAGTACAGATGTGTAG
- the adamtsl2 gene encoding ADAMTS-like protein 2, with product MRIWSRAQYVESSLVLLGLVTLALSLGNLSSRGQEEGVASNSLEDGLEVITYWWGEWTKWTACTRTCGGGVMSQERHCLKQRKRTTTGKDNMTCTGNAKKYHLCNAKECPSTGRSFREEQCWSFNSQVYNGKNYHWKPLYPDDYVHISSNPCDLHCTTSDGQRQLMVPARDGTSCKYSNYRGVCVNGRCEPIGCDGVLFSPNTLDKCGVCQGDGSSCSRITGNFRRGASSLGYSFITQIPEGSWDIQIIERKKSADILAVTDQAGNFFFNGAYKVDTPQNFHAAGTIFKYRRPTDVYETGIEYIVAKGPIDQPINVLVWNQNGQNPYITYEYTVMKDSMTSVSQPPIYTGPQGGSSLVSVEIGSVLHHNESVFDKTVPEMEGNQVQSTGPQPVEGQKPGQETNEVYETANIDCEHDANTQVQYKEGNCSWPSGVGAPGVAPVNRPAEDMVNSENLIWRVLLGERVGSDGVLANISTNQLLTRRDDLPSEGPLDLDYSSLEQVGLNGSLLEFTLGHRRNDTGDFLLLNRTVTSILRNRGNRTRNNQRLLQKNKLSAADMYRWKLSSQEPCSMTCSIGVSKSLAMCVRYDGIEVDDVYCDALTRPEPVHDFCIGRECQPRWEASSWSECSQTCGEGFQFRLVRCWKMLAPGLDSSVYSDLCIEAQLERPPERRSCKSPTCGPQWEVAEWSECPAKCGRRSLVTREVRCSDETHACDEATRPASTKNCTGPPCERQWTTSEWGPCSGVCGHGKTVRHVYCKTPEGRVVPESQCSPENKPLAIHPCGDNECPPHWLAQDWERCNTTCGRGVKRRTVLCVGITGGKVQINEEEECDGSNRPVDEDTCFERPCFKWYTTPWSECTKTCGVGVRMRDVKCYQGREPVRGCDPLTKPVNKQTCALQPCPTEPPDENCQDRPTTNCSLALKVNLCSHWYYSKACCHSCRNLRAS from the exons ATGAGGATCTGGTCAAGGGCCCAGTATGTGGAGAGCAGTCTGGTGCTGCTTGGTCTTGTAACGCTGGCTCTGTCTCTGGGCAATCTCTCAAGCAGAGGACAG GAAGAGGGTGTTGCCTCTAACAGTCTAGAGGACGGGCTGGAGGTAATCACATACTGGTGGGGAGAATGGACAAAATGGACCGCTTGCACACGTACCTGTGGAGGAGGCGTCATGTCACAGGAGAGACACTGTCTAAAGCAAAG aaagagaaCAACAACCGGTAAAGACAACATGACGTGTACAGGCAATGCAAAAAAGTACCATCTCTGCAATGCGAAG GAATGTCCCTCTACAGGAAGGAGCTTCAGAGAAGAGCAGTGCTGGTCATTCAACTCTCAGGTTTACAATGGAAAAAATTACCACTGGAAACCTCTCTATCCTG ATGACTACGTTCATATCTCCAGTAATCCATGTGATCTGCATTGCACCACCTCTGATGGTCAAAGACAGTTGATGGTACCTGCACGTGATGGAACGTCTTGCAAGTACAGCAACTACAGGGGTGTGTGTGTAAACGGGAGATGTGAA CCCATTGGATGTGATGGTGTCCTCTTCTCCCCCAACACTCTGGATAAATGCGGTGTATGTCAGGGAGATGGGAGCAGCTGCAGTCGTATTACTGGGAACTTTCGCCGTGGGGCTTCTAGTCTAG GCTATTCTTTCATAACTCAAATCCCAGAAGGATCATGGGACATCCAGATTATAGAGAGGAAGAAGTCTGCAGATATCCTGG CTGTGACTGACCAAGCAGGGAACTTTTTCTTCAACGGTGCATATAAAGTGGACACCCCTCAGAACTTCCACGCAGCAGGGACCATTTTCAAATATCGGCGGCCTACTGATGTGTATGAGACGGGGATCGAGTACATCGTGGCGAAAGGGCCCATCGATCAGCCCATCAATGTTCTG GTCTGGAACCAAAACGGCCAAAATCCTTATATCACCTATGAGTACACAGTGATGAAGGACTCTATGACTTCTGTCTCCCAGCCCCCTATTTACACGGGACCCCAAGGGGGATCCAGTCTGGTGTCTGTGGAGATTGGGAGTGTTTTACACCATAATGAGAGTGTGTTTGATAAGACAGTCCCTGAGATGGAGGGGAACCAGGTACAGAGCACTGGGCCACAGCCAGTTGAAGGACAAAAACCTGGCCAGGAAACCAATGAAGTGTACGAGACGGCTAACATTGACTGTGAGCACGATGCTAACACACAAGTCCAGTATAAAG AGGGGAACTGCAGCTGGCCCAGTGGAGTAGGAGCCCCTGGCGTAGCACCCGTCAACAGACCTGCAGAGGACATGGTAAACTCTGAAAACCTCATCTGGAGAGTGTTGCTGGGAGAGCGAGTTGGCTCCGACGGTGTTCTTGCCAACATATCAACCAATCAGCTTCTTACTCGGAGAGATGACTTGCCCTCGGAAGGCCCCCTGGACTTAGACTACAGCAGCCTTGAGCAAGTGGGTCTCAACGGCTCACTGCTTGAGTTCACCCTTGGGCACCGGCGAAATGACACGGGGGACTTCCTGCTCCTAAACAGAACTGTTACTTCCATTTTACGCAATCGCGGCAATCGCACCAG GAATAACCAAAGACTCCTTCAGAAGAACAAACTGAGCGCTGCTGACATGTACCGCTGGAAGTTGTCCTCACAGGAGCCCTGCAGTATGACCTGCTCGATAG GTGTGTCGAAATCACTTGCCATGTGTGTGCGGTATGATGGCATTGAGGTGGATGATGTTTACTGTGACGCCTTGACTCGACCAGAGCCAGTTCATGATTTCTGCATTGGCAGAGAATGCCAGCCCAG ATGGGAGGCAAGCAGCTGGAGTGAGTGTTCTCAGACCTGTGGAGAAGGTTTCCAGTTTCGCCTTGTGCGTTGCTGGAAGATGCTGGCTCCTGGCCTAGACAGCTCCGTGTACAGTGACCTCTGCATAGAGGCACAGCTAGAGCGCCCCCCAGAGCGCCGATCCTGTAAAAGCCCCACTTGTGGCCCTCAGTGGGAGGTAGCTGAGTGGTCTGAG TGTCCAGCTAAATGTGGTCGCAGGTCTCTGGTTACTCGAGAGGTCAGATGCTCAGATGAAACCCACGCATGTGATGAAGCAACTCGCCCAGCATCTACCAAAAACTGCACCGGCCCTCCATGTGAGCGCCAGTGGACAACATCTGAGTGGGGACCG TGTTCAGGCGTCTGTGGGCATGGAAAAACTGTCCGGCATGTGTACTGCAAAACACCAGAGGGCAGAGTGGTACCTGAGTCTCAGTGCTCACCTGAGAACAAACCTCTGGCCATTCACCCCTGTGGAGACAACGAATGCCCTCCACACTGGCTGGCCCAAGACTGGGAGAGG TGCAACACGACATGTGGACGCGGTGTGAAGAGAAGGACCGTGCTGTGTGTTGGCATTACGGGGGGGAAGGTCCAGATCAACGAGGAAGAGGAATGCGATGGCAGCAACCGACCAGTAGATGAGGACACCTGCTTTGAGAGGCCTTGCTTCAAGTGGTACACAACACCATGGTCTGAg tGCACCAAGACTTGTGGAGTCGGTGTGCGAATGAGAGATGTGAAGTGTTATCAGGGAAGAGAGCCTGTTCGTGGATGCGACCCTTTGACCAAACCTGTTAACAAGCAGACCTGTGCACTCCAGCCCTGCCCCACTGAACCTCCAG ATGAAAACTGCCAGGATCGTCCCACCACCAACTGCTCTCTGGCTCTGAAGGTGAATCTGTGCAGTCACTGGTATTACAGCAAGGCCTGTTGCCATTCTTGCCGTAATCTTCGAGCTTCCTAG